The following are encoded together in the Asticcacaulis sp. genome:
- a CDS encoding tryptophan 7-halogenase → MPEPIRKIVVAGGGTAGWMTAAWFARLLHGTPVEIVLVESDEIGIVGVGEATTPYLHVFNQVMGIDEDDFLRFTRGTFKFGIEFVNWGRVGGAYHHPFGAPGRDYGPLPFHSVWLRHALVNPSDTLEAYNLQSLAARRGKFMRPSGANSPLADLTYAFHFDASLYARYLRQISEAAGVQRIEGRIEQVRLTADGSIEGLSLNQGRSVDGDLFIDCTGFRSLLLGEALGVGFEDWSHWLPCDRAWAVPTARDGAPLPFTRSTARASGWQWRIPLQHRDGNGLVFASAFMDETQAADQLMANLEGPALADPRLIRFRTGRRKKVWEKNCVAIGLAAGFLEPLESTAIMLIQKAIAYLQYLFPDKGFSDADRDLYNADMGREYEVVRDFLILHYRAGERRDSDFWRYCSAMTIPDSLQNRMDLFQSRGRIQEVPGEQFRIQSWLAVMWGQGLRPAAPDALAMTLDEAAVNKWLAEMREVIARCCDYMPSHSDFIAQHCAANLTAPE, encoded by the coding sequence ATGCCTGAACCTATCCGAAAAATTGTAGTTGCCGGCGGTGGCACGGCCGGCTGGATGACGGCCGCCTGGTTCGCCCGGCTGTTGCACGGGACACCGGTTGAGATCGTTCTGGTGGAAAGCGATGAGATCGGCATTGTCGGGGTAGGGGAGGCTACAACGCCCTACCTGCATGTGTTTAATCAGGTCATGGGGATCGACGAAGACGACTTTCTGCGGTTCACCAGAGGGACGTTCAAGTTCGGTATCGAGTTCGTCAACTGGGGAAGGGTCGGCGGCGCCTATCACCATCCCTTTGGGGCGCCTGGCCGGGATTACGGCCCCTTGCCATTTCACAGTGTCTGGCTGCGGCACGCGCTCGTCAATCCGTCTGATACCCTTGAAGCCTATAATCTGCAAAGTCTGGCTGCCCGGCGTGGCAAATTCATGCGCCCTTCCGGGGCGAACTCGCCGCTGGCGGACCTCACCTATGCTTTCCATTTCGACGCCAGTCTGTACGCCAGGTATTTACGCCAGATATCGGAAGCCGCCGGTGTCCAGCGGATCGAGGGCAGGATCGAGCAGGTTCGGCTGACGGCCGACGGTTCGATCGAAGGTCTGTCCCTGAACCAGGGGCGATCCGTTGATGGTGACCTATTTATCGATTGCACCGGGTTCCGGTCGCTGCTTCTGGGCGAGGCGCTCGGTGTCGGGTTCGAGGACTGGTCGCACTGGCTGCCGTGCGATCGCGCCTGGGCCGTACCGACCGCCCGCGATGGCGCGCCTCTGCCCTTTACGCGGTCCACGGCGCGCGCATCGGGCTGGCAGTGGCGCATCCCCTTGCAGCACCGCGATGGCAATGGACTGGTTTTCGCCAGCGCCTTCATGGACGAGACACAGGCCGCCGATCAGTTGATGGCCAATCTTGAAGGCCCGGCCCTGGCCGATCCGCGTTTGATCCGTTTCCGCACCGGCCGACGAAAAAAGGTCTGGGAAAAGAACTGCGTCGCCATCGGCCTGGCCGCCGGTTTTCTGGAGCCGCTGGAATCGACCGCCATCATGCTGATCCAGAAGGCGATCGCCTACCTGCAATATCTCTTTCCGGACAAGGGCTTTTCCGATGCCGACCGCGACCTCTATAATGCGGATATGGGGCGTGAATATGAGGTTGTGCGCGATTTTCTCATCCTGCACTATCGGGCCGGCGAGCGCAGGGACTCTGATTTCTGGCGCTACTGTTCTGCCATGACCATTCCCGACAGCCTGCAAAATCGCATGGACCTTTTCCAGTCGCGCGGGCGTATTCAGGAGGTTCCCGGCGAACAGTTCCGCATTCAGAGTTGGCTGGCGGTGATGTGGGGGCAGGGCCTGCGGCCCGCGGCGCCTGATGCCCTGGCTATGACGCTTGACGAAGCAGCCGTGAACAAGTGGCTGGCGGAGATGCGTGAGGTGATCGCGCGATGCTGCGACTACATGCCGAGCCACAGCGACTTCATTGCCCAACATTGCGCCGCGAACCTGACCGCGCCTGAATGA
- a CDS encoding TonB-dependent receptor, giving the protein MLKKHIILAGAATAALLIGSSAFAQTASGTADATAQASPSDTTEVVVTGFRKSYADAVKSKRNNIEITDGISSDGLGRFPDLNVGEALQRVPGVQINREAEGRNATINLRGMPGSYARTTLNGQAFADPPSLSDDSSGPLGAFNSDIFSAFMIEKSPMANAQSGGLSGNIDMQIAPALSRKDGGFAKAAYEYNTLGKLSSPAFTLGYNKHISPTLAVFGTLAYKHENFRRDTLRFNTYSVLTAQGTGLSASDFASKYGAFYSPTACTSSGTAFCRSLGSALNMSDADAAAYVNSTTGSKGTAGAWYDSALRQYTRVNEGDLWTGSAGLEWKPNDETKLGIVGFYTDRNLPKTTQYFLINSMWDGAGTVATNGDPVATSDGRYLYPDITMTNFPAKSSTRLYSQHQQSKGLVANADWRNEKWRAAGVLSISNGLSSSLETELDLQTNPNYAGGTNGITANFNTGLGSLSDFNYAVTPTPQNAIFNYAFHDATASTVVGGVPCQQSATFVTNAWNWTSCDPENLNTADGAYTLNISGSESYAYNQVNSAQFDLERFVELGPITSIQGGVRLEQNRFKSKGFRNMAYGIDTTKITQDMIMAAPSIDDFMDGDAAISKNWQVIDPEKFLSAVTPVTAYKGGGLSGVGLNILYADGAFANYNYTNSNDLTEAYIQAKYDTQIIGHRVRGNFGVRYEDTANTIQTLDQTSAFADGVGSLSNYSLHEIKNKYHYWLPSAIFAADIQENLVLRGAYYKTYVRPQARQYSPVSIFGQPVRDGSSSTPSMEIDNASVRIGNNQLHPYLADSYDLSLEWYNRPNSLISLAYFDKKITGRIAGTSDPAILCPADGSNWGYGALNWNGTNCIATSLSSSTKTVYIYASGSYNLDKPTYVHGLEFNIQQNLDFLPGFWKNFGGNFNYAFTQAKSPSLAPFPGISKHTYNVIGYYETTKWGVRATYNWRSDYALNANGTYSGSARSVKARGQLDLSASYNVNDRITVSLDAYNMTNSKRFEYENDYKLVRWIDYDGSTYTLTVKANF; this is encoded by the coding sequence ATGCTAAAGAAACACATTATCCTGGCAGGAGCGGCGACAGCGGCCTTGCTGATCGGCTCGTCGGCCTTTGCGCAAACGGCTTCAGGCACAGCGGATGCGACCGCTCAGGCATCCCCGTCAGATACGACCGAAGTCGTGGTAACCGGTTTCCGCAAAAGCTATGCGGACGCAGTAAAGTCCAAGCGTAACAATATCGAAATTACCGACGGTATCTCCTCGGACGGTCTGGGGCGCTTTCCGGATCTGAACGTGGGTGAAGCCCTGCAGCGCGTGCCGGGCGTCCAGATCAACCGTGAAGCCGAAGGCCGCAACGCCACCATCAACCTGCGCGGTATGCCGGGTTCCTATGCCCGCACCACACTGAATGGCCAGGCGTTTGCTGATCCGCCCTCCCTGAGCGACGACTCCTCCGGTCCGCTGGGCGCCTTCAATTCGGACATCTTCAGCGCCTTCATGATCGAGAAGTCGCCCATGGCCAATGCCCAGTCTGGCGGTCTTTCGGGCAATATCGACATGCAGATTGCGCCCGCCCTGTCGCGCAAGGATGGCGGCTTCGCCAAGGCGGCCTACGAATATAATACGCTTGGTAAGCTGTCGTCGCCGGCCTTTACCCTGGGCTACAACAAGCATATCAGTCCGACGCTCGCCGTTTTCGGAACGCTTGCCTATAAGCACGAAAACTTCCGCCGCGATACGCTGCGTTTCAACACCTACAGCGTTCTCACCGCTCAGGGGACGGGGCTTTCCGCCAGCGATTTTGCGTCAAAATACGGCGCCTTCTATTCGCCGACGGCCTGCACCAGCTCGGGAACGGCCTTCTGTCGCTCTCTGGGCAGCGCTCTGAACATGAGCGATGCTGACGCGGCTGCCTACGTCAACAGCACGACGGGTTCAAAGGGTACGGCCGGCGCCTGGTATGACAGCGCCCTGCGTCAGTATACCCGCGTGAACGAGGGCGACCTGTGGACCGGCTCCGCCGGACTGGAATGGAAGCCCAATGACGAAACCAAGCTCGGTATCGTCGGCTTCTATACCGATCGTAACCTGCCGAAGACGACGCAGTATTTCCTGATCAACTCGATGTGGGATGGCGCGGGTACTGTGGCCACGAATGGCGATCCGGTGGCGACCTCCGACGGACGCTATCTCTATCCTGACATCACGATGACCAACTTCCCTGCCAAGTCATCGACGCGTCTGTATTCGCAACATCAGCAGTCCAAGGGGCTCGTCGCCAATGCCGACTGGCGCAATGAAAAGTGGCGTGCGGCAGGCGTTCTGTCGATTTCGAACGGCCTGAGTTCGTCGCTTGAGACCGAGCTCGATCTGCAGACCAATCCCAATTACGCGGGCGGAACAAACGGCATTACAGCCAATTTCAACACCGGCCTGGGCAGCTTGAGCGATTTCAACTACGCCGTTACGCCGACGCCGCAGAACGCCATTTTCAATTATGCGTTCCACGATGCAACAGCATCTACCGTTGTAGGTGGTGTGCCTTGCCAACAATCCGCTACATTCGTGACAAACGCATGGAACTGGACGTCTTGCGACCCGGAGAATCTGAATACGGCGGATGGTGCCTATACTCTCAACATTTCCGGTTCCGAGAGCTACGCCTACAATCAGGTCAATTCGGCTCAGTTCGATCTTGAACGCTTTGTAGAGCTTGGTCCGATCACCAGCATCCAGGGCGGGGTGCGCCTTGAGCAGAACCGCTTCAAGTCCAAGGGCTTCCGTAACATGGCTTACGGTATCGATACGACCAAGATCACGCAAGACATGATCATGGCGGCCCCGTCGATCGATGATTTCATGGACGGCGACGCGGCTATCTCCAAGAACTGGCAGGTTATCGACCCTGAGAAGTTCCTGTCCGCCGTGACGCCGGTGACCGCTTACAAAGGTGGCGGGTTGTCCGGCGTCGGTCTGAATATCCTCTATGCCGATGGCGCCTTTGCCAATTACAACTACACCAACAGCAACGACCTCACCGAAGCCTATATCCAGGCCAAGTACGACACCCAGATCATCGGGCATCGTGTTCGCGGTAACTTCGGTGTGCGCTATGAAGACACGGCCAACACGATACAAACGCTCGACCAGACCTCTGCATTTGCTGACGGCGTAGGCTCACTGTCAAATTACAGCCTGCACGAAATCAAGAATAAGTATCATTACTGGTTGCCGTCGGCCATCTTTGCGGCCGATATCCAGGAAAATCTGGTTCTTCGCGGCGCCTACTACAAGACCTATGTCCGTCCGCAGGCGCGCCAGTATTCTCCGGTTTCTATCTTCGGGCAACCCGTGCGTGACGGCAGTTCATCGACGCCATCGATGGAAATTGACAATGCATCCGTCAGGATCGGAAATAACCAGCTCCATCCCTATCTGGCCGATTCCTACGACCTCTCCCTGGAATGGTACAACCGCCCGAACAGCCTGATCTCCCTGGCCTATTTCGACAAGAAGATCACGGGACGCATTGCCGGCACCAGCGATCCGGCCATTCTGTGCCCGGCTGATGGCTCCAACTGGGGGTATGGCGCGCTTAACTGGAACGGCACAAACTGTATCGCCACCAGCCTGAGCAGCAGCACGAAGACCGTCTACATCTACGCCTCCGGCAGCTACAATCTGGACAAGCCGACCTATGTGCATGGTCTTGAGTTCAACATCCAGCAGAACCTGGACTTCCTGCCGGGCTTCTGGAAGAACTTCGGCGGCAACTTCAACTATGCCTTCACGCAGGCAAAGAGCCCGTCGCTGGCGCCGTTCCCAGGCATCTCGAAACATACCTATAATGTCATCGGTTATTACGAGACCACAAAGTGGGGCGTTCGCGCCACCTATAACTGGCGTTCGGACTATGCGCTCAATGCCAACGGCACCTACAGCGGCAGCGCCCGTTCGGTCAAGGCCCGTGGCCAGCTCGATCTCTCCGCGTCATATAATGTTAATGACCGGATTACCGTATCCCTGGATGCGTACAACATGACGAACTCGAAGCGCTTTGAATACGAAAACGACTACAAGCTGGTTCGCTGGATCGACTACGACGGCAGCACATACACCCTGACCGTCAAGGCCAACTTCTAG
- a CDS encoding FCD domain-containing protein — protein MITSPDKEPRFYQAVGQDLIERIMAGEFKAVERLPSERELAAAYDVGRAVIRDALVMLEVKGLVEVRQGSGIYVTRRAREAQALKLNDIPASQMPEALPAAGPFELLQARQWLESHIARLAATYATDFDLKAISEAYEDHQRAPYGEVKEAMDIRFHLTIARATQNMELVAVVQQLRNRRENNPLWARLSERIRDPNYRDRWVMDHNELVDALMRRDPEGAYVAMWRHIENVRKFLESQMNDGSEAG, from the coding sequence ATGATCACATCCCCCGACAAGGAACCGCGCTTTTACCAGGCTGTGGGCCAGGACCTGATCGAACGCATTATGGCCGGTGAGTTCAAGGCCGTGGAACGCCTGCCCAGCGAACGCGAACTGGCGGCGGCCTACGATGTCGGCCGCGCGGTCATTCGTGATGCACTGGTCATGCTCGAAGTCAAAGGCCTTGTCGAGGTCCGCCAGGGCTCCGGCATCTATGTTACACGCCGTGCCCGGGAGGCGCAGGCCCTGAAACTGAACGACATCCCGGCCAGCCAGATGCCGGAGGCCCTGCCCGCTGCCGGTCCGTTCGAATTGCTCCAGGCCCGGCAATGGCTGGAAAGCCATATCGCCCGCCTGGCCGCGACCTATGCCACCGATTTCGACCTTAAGGCCATTTCCGAAGCCTACGAAGATCATCAGCGCGCCCCTTATGGCGAGGTCAAGGAAGCCATGGATATCCGCTTCCACCTGACGATCGCCCGCGCCACGCAGAACATGGAACTGGTGGCCGTCGTCCAGCAACTGCGCAATCGCCGGGAAAACAATCCGCTATGGGCGCGCCTCAGCGAGCGTATCCGCGACCCGAACTACCGCGACCGCTGGGTTATGGACCACAACGAACTGGTAGACGCCCTGATGCGCCGCGACCCGGAAGGGGCCTATGTCGCCATGTGGCGCCATATTGAAAATGTGCGCAAGTTCCTGGAATCCCAGATGAATGACGGCAGCGAAGCCGGCTGA
- a CDS encoding alpha-N-arabinofuranosidase, with the protein MKFRSLVSTACLSLALAAGAFQIANADTLRADAALKADENGGTISRYIYGQFSEHLGGGIYDGIWVGPDSKIPNVRGIRSDVVAALKDLHVPVVRWPGGCFADEYDWRDGIGPRDQRPVRKNNWWGDAPETNQFGTHEFMDFIDQIGSEAYLSVNVGSSSPKDMREWVEYMTSPGNDTLANERRKNGRDAPWKVAFWGIGNESWGCGGQMRPEYYADEYRRFQAFFHKSDTNRGLKIASGANAEHYEWTDTLMKMAGGEMDGISLHYYTLPTGDWNAKGAATGFSTDQWVSTFSRTLKMEEIISKHEAIMDKYDPQKRVGLFVDEWGTWYDVEKGTNPGFLYQKNTLRDAVLAAANFNIFHHHVDRVKMTSIAQTINVLQAMILTDKDKIELTPTYYAFKMYVPFQDATALPLTFTAPQYSAGGTTIPAFNASAARGKDGHVYIGIANMDPVDNIVLSVDVSGLKVTKVGGQVLTADKMDAANLPGVKAAVAPVDYTGGKIKGNQLTLDIPSKSVVVVQLN; encoded by the coding sequence ATGAAATTCAGATCCCTGGTCTCCACGGCCTGTCTGTCGCTTGCTTTGGCGGCGGGCGCCTTTCAGATTGCCAATGCCGATACCCTGCGCGCTGATGCGGCGCTGAAAGCGGACGAAAACGGCGGCACGATCAGCCGCTATATTTACGGACAATTCTCCGAACACCTGGGCGGCGGCATCTATGATGGTATCTGGGTCGGGCCGGACTCGAAGATTCCCAATGTCCGCGGCATCCGCAGCGACGTTGTGGCGGCGCTGAAGGACCTGCATGTACCGGTCGTGCGCTGGCCGGGCGGCTGCTTCGCCGATGAATATGATTGGCGCGACGGCATCGGTCCGCGTGACCAGCGCCCGGTACGCAAGAACAACTGGTGGGGCGATGCGCCGGAAACCAACCAGTTCGGTACGCACGAATTCATGGACTTCATCGACCAGATCGGCTCCGAAGCCTATCTCTCGGTCAATGTCGGGTCTTCCTCGCCGAAGGATATGCGCGAGTGGGTGGAGTACATGACCTCGCCGGGCAACGATACCCTGGCCAATGAGCGCCGCAAGAATGGTCGTGACGCGCCGTGGAAGGTGGCCTTCTGGGGAATCGGCAATGAAAGCTGGGGTTGCGGCGGCCAGATGCGTCCGGAATATTATGCCGATGAATATCGCCGCTTCCAGGCATTTTTCCACAAGAGTGACACCAATCGGGGCCTGAAGATCGCTTCGGGCGCCAATGCCGAGCACTATGAATGGACGGATACTCTGATGAAGATGGCGGGCGGGGAGATGGATGGCATTTCCCTGCATTACTACACCCTGCCGACCGGTGACTGGAACGCTAAGGGGGCGGCGACCGGCTTCAGCACCGACCAGTGGGTCAGTACCTTCTCACGCACGTTGAAGATGGAAGAGATCATCAGCAAGCACGAAGCGATCATGGACAAGTACGACCCGCAAAAGCGCGTCGGCCTGTTCGTCGATGAATGGGGCACTTGGTATGACGTGGAAAAGGGCACCAATCCCGGCTTCCTGTACCAGAAGAATACCTTGCGCGATGCCGTGTTGGCTGCCGCCAATTTCAACATCTTCCATCACCATGTTGACCGCGTGAAGATGACCAGCATCGCCCAGACGATCAACGTCCTTCAGGCCATGATCCTGACCGATAAGGACAAGATCGAGCTGACGCCGACCTATTACGCTTTCAAGATGTATGTGCCCTTCCAGGACGCGACGGCCCTGCCTCTGACCTTTACGGCGCCGCAATACAGCGCCGGCGGCACTACTATTCCCGCGTTCAATGCCTCGGCGGCGCGCGGTAAGGACGGTCACGTCTATATCGGCATTGCCAATATGGACCCGGTCGACAATATCGTCCTGTCGGTCGATGTCAGCGGGCTTAAGGTGACCAAGGTTGGCGGCCAGGTGCTCACAGCGGACAAGATGGATGCCGCCAATCTGCCTGGCGTAAAGGCCGCGGTCGCGCCTGTCGACTATACGGGTGGCAAGATCAAGGGCAACCAATTGACCCTCGACATTCCGTCGAAGTCTGTTGTTGTCGTGCAGTTGAACTAG